The Etheostoma cragini isolate CJK2018 chromosome 10, CSU_Ecrag_1.0, whole genome shotgun sequence nucleotide sequence GTTGCAGGTGGAGGTAAAGTGGACTTTGAGGACTTTGTGGAGCTGATGGGACCCAAGATGTTGGCAGAGACAGCAGACATGATCGGAGTCAAAGAACTTCGAGATGCGTTCAAAGAGGTCATCATGTATATTTGTTACTTAAAGCTGCAGACATTTTAACTCATCAAACGCAGGTGTAACTAATAACACCACTGATTGCTACATTGCATTGCAATAGTTCCTAGCCATTGTCAGTGTGATTAGTTCCACCTGTGCCTTTCCTGCTATGAAAAGCCAAATATCTGCTGTAAAAATCTTCTATAAATCTTCTTGATTTTGCCCTGctgctcggtctggaaacctgcacgtttcagttcacaattttgcgggaaccatttacaaactggcttatctatcTGGCCCGCTATTGGCGGTTTCAACTCGATGATGATCGATTGACCAAGCAGTATTgtatataaatttaaaaaaagctgccaCCAAAGGCcagatgtaaatgtgctgtatttatatagcgcttttctagtcctaACGACTattcaaagcgcttttacatattacagaaaacattcaacattcacacacattcatacactgtggctgaggctgccatacaaggtgccacctgctcatcagataaactctcacacacatttacactccgatgcgcaactcggggttcagtgtcttgcccaaggacacttcgacatgggactgcagggctagggattgaaccaccaacctcctgattggcaggcaaccgctctaccactgagccacagccgcccctatcCAGATGCCATGGATATATTAAGAGAACCGCTGTCGCTGCTACGTCACCTgtatcgttggtctgattggttgaaggacagCATaaagagtcatttgaactatgcccgttggtcacacctcttgtgcagagaaaatacagcgCAGACTCCctagaccaatgctcaatctcaaatctattaaGCTTGGCTTGGTCTTGTGATAGTCATACTAGGTCAAGAGGGCACAAttcaaaaaagattaaaaaatgtctcacTTTGGTGCCAGACAGTGGTGGTTTGACGCAGTGAGTGATTGCAATGCAGGCTGGATTGAAAGCAAACAACTTAATTCCTTAAAAATGTCCATGTGTATTCAGTTTAATACACATGGGATTCTCAGCATCTGTCTCTCGTTTCCAGTTTGACTCTAACGGTGATGGCCAGATCAGTTTAATTGAGCTACGTGAAGCCATGAAGAAGCTGATGGGAGAACAAGTGACCAACAGAGAGATTAACGAGATCCTCCAAGATGTCGACCTCAACGGAGACGGTCAGGTGGACTTTGAGGGTGAGGGAAATTCTATTTAACCCTAACCTTCAccctcatcttcctctctctcactcctttctcttgtctttttttttttaagagttcgTTCGAATGATGTCACGCTGAGCCACCCACATGTCggatgacagacagacattatgCAACTGCTGGATTAGAGAACACATCATAGTGTACATCCTTCATCTGCTCTTATGAGCACACATCtagaattgtatttttatattgaatactgaaaaaagaaaaaaatataaatgcttTGATCGGACAAATAATATCCAGCCTACTACTAACATGACTATCCATATCTAAACTCCAGGTGCAAAACAAAGATAAAGCACTTTAACATATCAAACGCTTCAGAGACAACATTTATGACTCTGTGTTttttagatgtattttttgtataacAATGTTTGAGCTTTAAGTGTAACATCTTGTTTGttaaactgtgaaaacaagctTTTGTTAATTAAAGAAACATACAAACATCGGATGGTTGGTCAACTTATTTCAACAAGGTAAACATGTGTAGGCTGTGACATGCAATCACATCATTAAATAACCAGTCCATAAATATGGATTTTATAATGTGAACTGTATATAGTTCATTGTTGGTGAAATGATTCATTGAATTGTGACTTGGCAAGAGAGAGGCTTTCAGGCTTAGAAGGGGATTCAAGAAGAACATGCACTGTTTGTGGCGAGGTAAACATAGAGTGTAGTAAAAATATTAAGAGGACCAACTGATCCAAACAAGTCAGAAGGCATGCATAAACATCACATTTtcctaataaatatataaacaaaggGTTTATCATGTAAGTCAAATGTAAACTTGAAAGTTGtaaaagcattgtttttaatgtttaggTTAGCTTTAATATCTTGTCTTTTGCTGCAAACAATAACTGATATGTGGCATGAGTATAAGGAGCTGCTTAACAAAGTTCTCCTAACATTAGACAAGTGCAAGTCAAGACAGCAAACACTTTgatgttacatttttctttgtgtctaaCGGACCAGAAAATAGCTGGGTGCCAACACGCACAACGCTACGTGGATAAACACCAGAAAAGTGTGTTGTTGTACTCACATGTCTGAACTTCTTGTACACCAGGAAGTCCCACTCTGTCTGCTCTAGGTTCAACTTCTCTGCCAGTTTACTCTCAGAGCATGATgtaaccagtccactcagctGCTCTGGTCCCACCATGCTCATTAAagtttcaaacattttaagatGAAGGAGGCTTTGCAGGGATTAACAAGCACAAACTGCAGAAAGTCCATGAGcaatttagcatttagcatgttagctacaCCAAGCATGCACCGGTTCGTCAACAACATGGATGTGTTTAATTTGGGTCTCTTAGCTGCTTGCTGGGTGGAGCATTAAATTAGTGATTAGGTAAAGTAGATTATTTTACCTAACGTATGCCAAGGAATAATGCTAGCCTTAAAGGTctaatgtgtaggaatttctcccatctaacATTGAGATCATGTATTGCAATCATCTCTCTTgcgccacgcagttcaaagtacgtattacagctacggttTCACGTCCGTCTCCTGCCCTTTTTAatatgctttttcattttttgggcaaAGCAGAAGattcctgttcctgaaatttggattttgaaaagGCGTGGtcctccatttttccttcttcaaacttgccggtGCCAGTAAGCAACAGTACCCATTAGCAACGGTACCCATTAGCAACGGTACCAATGCGACAGCGAAAAAGCAAAAGGCGGACCAGTAaatcctgtatgtcccttaccaaCTAACTTATTTCAAGATGACGCATGAATATGGagagtctaccccagttcacgcaaatataaatgtaaaatttcaagcctcTTCTTATTTCATTTACGTTTTGttgattaacattttcatttagggGATTTTTCAGTAgtaagtaacaacaacaacatctttgaaatcaagattttcctttttattgaaAACTTGGCCAGGATTCTGTACAGCAGAGAGGGTGTGCAATGCACAGGGCAAGaagttgtggggggggggggggggggggggggggggggcagggggcTCTAGGGACTCAGTTTCCCATGGTGCATCATACCCTGAGCTGAGAATCAAGTGTGTAAAACAGCAAGAGGTGTTGTGTTCCCTCTTTGGTGTCCCAGAGGACTGTGGAGGGGAATGAAGTGAGGGAATAAAAAAGGGTGAAAAGGGGGGAAAGCAAAGCTCAGCCCAtaggggagaaagagaaaagaagagacagGGAGGAACGGAGGGTGGTCCAGCTGGACCTTCCACTGAGGTGTTGTCTCCAATCAGGGACAGAGCTAGATCCTCACTCTTCCCCTCACTGTGTTACAACAAAGACCGTTTAAGGTACTGAGGTAAGGCCTCAGAcatctctccccctttccctcttcctctgccCCTCTCCCTCACTtccactctttctctttctctccttccctgaGCCTCACTTGCTGGCCATGGTGTAGCAGCCCTGTTGGTGCCACTGCATGTCGCGGATACGCCTCACAGACTGGAACTGAGGATGGCGGGCGCCATACTCGTTGAAGTGCCTGAAGTCGCCCTTCTCCAGCAGGTACTGGCTGCCACGGTATCCAGGGAACTGGTATCCCACCCAGCTGGAgacaaacaaaaagggaaacatGTCAGTATAGGATTGAATTTCAGTGAATCTCATTTCAGTCCTGTCTTTGAGCTCTATCAGTGACACCCGCGGCCACTGTGTAGGCCTACTCACGTTCCACAGCTGACAATGATGCTGCCCACTCTGTCGGTGAAGCCGTAGGAGAACAGGCTGGGAACGTCATCATCCATGATCTCCATCTTGCGGCCCTTGAACTCTCCCACCTCGTACAGGCAGATCTTGTGCTTCTCAGGGTCCtggaataaagaaaaacagggaGATACACTAGTTCAGGgaaaagttgaaagaaaaagagaaaaggtaaCTTGAGAGTATCAAACCAAGcgtgtttttcttatttctttacCATTCTGACGGGCCTGAAGGACAGCAGGTAGTCGTTCTTCTGGCAGTTGCTCCAAGAGTCCCAGCGAGGATACTCTCCCTTCTCCAGGATGTACATCTCACCGCAGAAGTTCATCTGCTCGTAGCCCAAAAAGCTGCATCGGAGACAATATTATGAAGTAACCATGCAAAGACAAGTGTTTTATAGACATGTgtataaatatgtttgtttttaaacttacGGCCCACACTCAACGCGCAGGGAGCGCACGCGGTCCATGCCcatctcacacacattcatgcactcGTTGCTGATCTCGATCATGCGCCCCTGGAAGTTCTCCTGGTCGAACACGTACATCTAGAGGGgacagatgcacacagatgAGTCAGTACAACAACAGCAAGGGCTTGTGAGACGATAAACTGAATGTACAGTATCTCAATATGTGAGCCACCCACCTTGTAGGCCATCATTCCCATCTCAGACTTCTTGCTCTGAGCAGGCTTTCCGTCGGTCTGGGAAGAAGTCTTGGACTTATCTCCACTGGACATGATTGCTgggtggaaagagagagaaaacactgaGAGAGGATACATTCATGTGACAAATCTAACCTGTTTTCACTGGTGTGAGAGTATTTAGATGTTAAAAGGTATACAGAATAATCTGTATATTTTTGATCTAATCTATGCCTCCTCCTCCGGATTTGTATCTCCACACCTTtacagtgtgtgcgtgtaccttacctgtctgtgtgtgcgatGCCTACGACGAGCCTCACTCAAAGTGTGTGCGGCTCGGAGTGCGCCCTTCTCTTTTATACTCTGGCGCCCATGGGAGAGGGATTATGGAGAGAGAAACAAACCTGCTGAGGTCAGAGATGCGAGACAAAAGAAACCCAACATCATCGGAGAGGGACGGACAGAGGGGATGGGCgaaggcagaggaggagaacaGACTGAGGACCAGTTACTAACAGAACTAATGAAATACAAGTTAATGTTCCTGACACCAACTTTTAGAGGGTAAATAAA carries:
- the cabp2b gene encoding calcium-binding protein 2 isoform X6, whose translation is MGNCTNPKDKMKKDRELKPEEIEELREAFVEFDKNKKGYISHNDLGECMRTMGYMPTEMELIELSQQICGGKVDFEDFVELMGPKMLAETADMIGVKELRDAFKEFDSNGDGQISLIELREAMKKLMGEQVTNREINEILQDVDLNGDGQVDFEEFVRMMSR
- the crybb1l1 gene encoding beta-crystallin B1, which codes for MSSGDKSKTSSQTDGKPAQSKKSEMGMMAYKMYVFDQENFQGRMIEISNECMNVCEMGMDRVRSLRVECGPFLGYEQMNFCGEMYILEKGEYPRWDSWSNCQKNDYLLSFRPVRMDPEKHKICLYEVGEFKGRKMEIMDDDVPSLFSYGFTDRVGSIIVSCGTWVGYQFPGYRGSQYLLEKGDFRHFNEYGARHPQFQSVRRIRDMQWHQQGCYTMASK
- the cabp2b gene encoding calcium-binding protein 1 isoform X5, which translates into the protein MLVKNCNMLHNIVGPACIFLKQGFSQTLDRELKPEEIEELREAFVEFDKNKKGYISHNDLGECMRTMGYMPTEMELIELSQQICGGKVDFEDFVELMGPKMLAETADMIGVKELRDAFKEFDSNGDGQISLIELREAMKKLMGEQVTNREINEILQDVDLNGDGQVDFEEFVRMMSR